From a region of the Castor canadensis chromosome 7, mCasCan1.hap1v2, whole genome shotgun sequence genome:
- the Plekhg5 gene encoding pleckstrin homology domain-containing family G member 5 isoform X6, with amino-acid sequence MGTGPGVSGRRAASRLGPGLPSPDSEPCWAGGRSRGEGQVCHHADCQQLHRRGPLNLCEACDSKFHSTAYYDGHIRFDLPPQGSVLARNVSTRSCPPRTSPAVDLEEEEESCVDGKGDRKSTGLKLSKKKARRRHTDDPSKECFTLKFDLNVDIETEIVPAMKKKSLGEVLLPVFERKGISLSKVDIYLDQSNTPLSLTFEAYRFGGHYLRVKAKPGDEGKVELGVKDSKCLSLPILRPAGAGPPVLERVDPQCRRESLDILAPGRRRKNMSEFLGEASIPGQEPPTPSSCSLPSGNSGGTSSGGNDSWKNRAASRFSGFFSSSPSTNAFGRVSFQEVDKMEQLEGKLHVYSLFGLPRLPRRLRFDHDSWEEEEEDEDEDEDTGYLKLEDSWRELIDGHEKLTRRQCHQQEAVWELLHTEASYIRKLGVITNLFLCCLLNLQESGLLCEVEAERLFSNIPEIARLHRGLWGSVMAPVLEKARRTRALLQPGDFLRCFKMFGSLFKPYVRYCMEEEGCMEYMRGLLRDNDLFRAYVTWAEKHQQCQRLKLSDMLAKPHQRLTKYPLLLKSVLRKTDEPRAKEAVVTMINSVERFIHHVNACMRQRQERQRLAAVVSRIDAYEVVEGSNDEVDKLLKEFLHLDLMAPIPGASPEETRQLLLEGSLRMKEGKDSKMDVYCFLFTDLLLVTKAVKKAERTKVIRPPLLVDKTVCRELRDPGSFLLIYLNEFHSAVGAYTFQASGQALCRGWVDAIYNAQNQLQQLRTQEHPGSQQHLQSLEEEEDEQEEEEEDEEEGEESSTSGASSPTILRKSSDSLDSQHCASDGSTETLAMVVVDPGETVSSPELDRGPFSSQSDETSLSTTASSITPTSELLPLGPVDGRSCSMDSAYGTLSPTSLQDFVAPAPVAEPVSRPPELSQTPSSPPSPRLRRCTPVQLLPRLPHLLKSKSEASLLQLLSGAATHGMSPAPSRSLSELCLAATAPGVRTQDSSQEAGPGWDCPGAPSAGNGSEPSEPEGRASSLAGEPTFPARRRCKELPSGASPRVQPEPPPGISAQHRKLTLAQLYRIRTTLLLNSTLTASEV; translated from the exons ATGGGGACCGGACCCGGCGTCTCCGGGCGCCGAGCGGCGTCCAGACTCGGCCCCGGGCTGCCCTCCCCAGACTCCGAGCCCTGCTGGGCCGGGGGTCGCTCCCGCGGCGAAGGCCAG GTATGTCATCACGCTGACTGCCAGCAGCTGCACCGTCGGGGGCCCCTCAACCTCTGTGAGGCCTGTGACAGCAAGTTCCACAGCACTGCATATTATGACGGGCACATTCGCTTTGACTTGCCCCCCCAAG GGTCTGTTCTGGCCCGGAATGTGTCCACCCGGTCGTGTCCCCCTCGTACCAGCCCTGCAGTGGacctggaagaggaggaggaaagctgTGTGGATGGCAAAGG GGACCGGAAGAGTACAGGCCTGAAACTCTCCAAGAAGAAAGCAAGGAGGAGACACACCGAT GACCCAAGCAAGGAGTGCTTCACCTTGAAATTTGACCTGAATGTGGACATTGAGACAGAGATTGtaccagccatgaagaagaaatcaCTGGG GGAGGTGCTGCTGCCTGTGTTTGAAAGGAAGGGCATCTCACTGAGCAAGGTGGATATCTACCTGGACCAGTCCAACACACCCCTGTCTCTCACCTTTGAGGCCTACAGGTTCGGAGGACACTACCTGCGGGTCAAAG CCAAGCCAGGGGACGAAGGCAAAGTGGAGCTGGGAGTGAAGGACTCTAAGTGCCTGAGTTTGCCAATCCTGCGGCCAGCTGGGGCTGGGCCCCCTGTGTTGGAGCGTGTGGACCCTCAGTGCCGCCGGGAGAGTCTCGACATCTTG GCCCCTGGCCGCCGACGAAAGAACATGTCAGAGTTCCTGGGGGAGGCGAGCATCCCGGGGCAGGAGCCCCCCACACCTTCCAGCTGCTCTCTGCCCAGTGGTAACAGTGGTGGTACCAGCAGTGGAGGCAACGACAGCTGGAAGAATCGGGCAGCCAGTCGCTTCAGTGGCTTCTTCagctcaagccccagcaccaatGCCTTTGGCCGG GTCTCCTTCCAGGAGGTAGACAAGATGGAGCAGCTGGAGGGCAAGCTACATGTCTACAGTCTCTTTGGGCTGCCCCGGCTGCCCCGGAGGCTACGCTTTGACCACGACtcctgggaggaggaagaagaggatgaaGATGAGGATGAGGACACCGGCTACCTGAAGCTGGAGGACAGTTGGCGGGAGCTCATTGATGGTCATGAG aAGCTGACCCGGCGGCAGTGCCACCAGCAGGAGGCGGTATGGGAGCTCCTGCACACAGAGGCCTCCTACATCAGGAAACTTGGGGTGATCACCAAT CTGTTCCTGTGCTGCCTCCTCAACCTGCAAGAGTCGGGGCTACTGTGCGAG GTGGAGGCGGAGCGCCTGTTCAGCAACATCCCCGAGATCGCGCGGCTGCACCGCGGGCTGTGGGGCAGCGTGATGGCGCCGGTGCTGGAGAAGGCCCGGCGCACGCGGGCGCTGCTGCAGCCCGGGGACTTCCTCAGATGCTTCAAAATG TTCGGCTCCCTCTTCAAGCCCTACGTGCGGTACTGCATGGAGGAGGAGGGCTGCATGGAGTACATGCGCGGCCTGCTGCGCGACAACGACCTGTTCCGCGCCTATGTCACG TGGGCGGAGAAGCACCAGCAATGCCAGAGGCTGAAGTTGAGCGACATGCTGGCCAAGCCCCATCAGCGGCTCACCAAATACCCGCTACTGCTCAAGTCTGTGCTGAGAAAGACTGACGAGCCGCGTGCCAAGGAGGCCGTGGTCACCATG ATCAACTCGGTGGAACGCTTCATTCACCATGTGAACGCATGCATGCGGCAGCGACAGGAGCGGCAGCGGCTGGCCGCCGTGGTGAGCCGAATTGACGCCTATGAGGTAGTAGAGGGCAGCAACGACGAGGTGGACAAG CTCTTGAAGGAATTTCTGCATCTGGACTTGATGGCCCCCATCCCTGGTGCCTCCCCAGAGGAGACACGACAGCTGCTGCTGGAGGGGAGCCTGAGGATGAAGGAGGGGAAGGACAGCAAG ATGGATGTGTACTGCTTCCTCTTCACTGATCTGCTTTTGGTGACCAAAGCTGTGAAGAAGGCAGAGAGGACCAAGGTCATCAGGCCACCACTGCTAGTGGACAAGACTGTGTGCCGGGAGCTTCGGGACCCTG GTTCCTTCCTTCTCATCTACCTGAATGAGTTCCACAGTGCCGTGGGAGCTTACACATTCCAGGCCAGTGGCCAGGCCTTGTGCCGTGGCTGGGTGGATGCCATTTACAATGCCCAG AACCAGCTGCAGCAGCTTCGTACACAGGAGCACCCAGGTAGCCAGCAGCACCTGCAGAGcctggaagaggaagaagatgaacaagaagaggaagaggaggatgaggaggaaggtGAGGAGAGCAGCACCTCAGGGGCCAGCTCTCCCACCATCCTGCGCAAGAGCAGCGACAGCCTTGACTCCCAGCACTG TGCCTCTGACGGTTCCACAGAGACCCTGGCCATGGTTGTGGTGGATCCTGGGGAGACGGTCTCCTCCCCTGAGCTTGACCGTGGCCCCTTCAGCTCCCAATCAGACGAGACCTCTCTGAGTACCACTGCCTCATCTATCACGCCCACCAGTGAGCTGTTGCCCCTGGGCCCAGTGGATGGGCGCTCCTGTTCCATGGACTCTGCCTATGGCACCCTGTCGCCCACTTCTCTGCAAGACTTTGTGGCCCCAGCCCCTGTAGCTGAGCCGGTGTCCCGGCCCCCAGAGTTATCACAAACCCCTTCATCTCCACCCTCACCTCGACTCCGCCGCTGCACCCCTGTCCAGCTGCTGCCTCGCCTGCCCCACCTGCTCAAATCCAAATCCGAGGCGAGCCTCCTCCAGCTGCTGTCGGGGGCTGCCACCCATGGAATGTCGCCAGCTCCCAGCCGCAGCCTCTCAGAACTCTGTCTGGCTGCTACAGCCCCTGGTGTTAGGACTCAAGATTCCTCTCAGgaagctgggcctggctgggaTTGCCCAGGAGCACCTAGCGCTGGCAATGGCTCTGAGCCATCAGAGCCCGAGGGCAGAGCCAGCAGCCTGGCTGGAGAACCTACATTCCCTGCAAGGAGGAGATGCAAAGAGCTGCCCTCTGGGGCTTCTCCCAGGGTTCAGCCTGAGCCCCCCCCAGGGATCTCTGCCCAGCACAGGAAGCTAACTCTGGCCCAGCTCTATCGAATCAGGACCACCCTGCTGCTTAACTCCACACTTACTGCCTC GGAGGTCTGA
- the Plekhg5 gene encoding pleckstrin homology domain-containing family G member 5 isoform X9: MDDQSQAEEKGLRCQNPACMDKGRAAKVCHHADCQQLHRRGPLNLCEACDSKFHSTAYYDGHIRFDLPPQGSVLARNVSTRSCPPRTSPAVDLEEEEESCVDGKGDRKSTGLKLSKKKARRRHTDDPSKECFTLKFDLNVDIETEIVPAMKKKSLGEVLLPVFERKGISLSKVDIYLDQSNTPLSLTFEAYRFGGHYLRVKAKPGDEGKVELGVKDSKCLSLPILRPAGAGPPVLERVDPQCRRESLDILAPGRRRKNMSEFLGEASIPGQEPPTPSSCSLPSGNSGGTSSGGNDSWKNRAASRFSGFFSSSPSTNAFGRVSFQEVDKMEQLEGKLHVYSLFGLPRLPRRLRFDHDSWEEEEEDEDEDEDTGYLKLEDSWRELIDGHEKLTRRQCHQQEAVWELLHTEASYIRKLGVITNLFLCCLLNLQESGLLCEVEAERLFSNIPEIARLHRGLWGSVMAPVLEKARRTRALLQPGDFLRCFKMFGSLFKPYVRYCMEEEGCMEYMRGLLRDNDLFRAYVTWAEKHQQCQRLKLSDMLAKPHQRLTKYPLLLKSVLRKTDEPRAKEAVVTMINSVERFIHHVNACMRQRQERQRLAAVVSRIDAYEVVEGSNDEVDKLLKEFLHLDLMAPIPGASPEETRQLLLEGSLRMKEGKDSKMDVYCFLFTDLLLVTKAVKKAERTKVIRPPLLVDKTVCRELRDPGSFLLIYLNEFHSAVGAYTFQASGQALCRGWVDAIYNAQNQLQQLRTQEHPGSQQHLQSLEEEEDEQEEEEEDEEEGEESSTSGASSPTILRKSSDSLDSQHCASDGSTETLAMVVVDPGETVSSPELDRGPFSSQSDETSLSTTASSITPTSELLPLGPVDGRSCSMDSAYGTLSPTSLQDFVAPAPVAEPVSRPPELSQTPSSPPSPRLRRCTPVQLLPRLPHLLKSKSEASLLQLLSGAATHGMSPAPSRSLSELCLAATAPGVRTQDSSQEAGPGWDCPGAPSAGNGSEPSEPEGRASSLAGEPTFPARRRCKELPSGASPRVQPEPPPGISAQHRKLTLAQLYRIRTTLLLNSTLTASEV; encoded by the exons GTATGTCATCACGCTGACTGCCAGCAGCTGCACCGTCGGGGGCCCCTCAACCTCTGTGAGGCCTGTGACAGCAAGTTCCACAGCACTGCATATTATGACGGGCACATTCGCTTTGACTTGCCCCCCCAAG GGTCTGTTCTGGCCCGGAATGTGTCCACCCGGTCGTGTCCCCCTCGTACCAGCCCTGCAGTGGacctggaagaggaggaggaaagctgTGTGGATGGCAAAGG GGACCGGAAGAGTACAGGCCTGAAACTCTCCAAGAAGAAAGCAAGGAGGAGACACACCGAT GACCCAAGCAAGGAGTGCTTCACCTTGAAATTTGACCTGAATGTGGACATTGAGACAGAGATTGtaccagccatgaagaagaaatcaCTGGG GGAGGTGCTGCTGCCTGTGTTTGAAAGGAAGGGCATCTCACTGAGCAAGGTGGATATCTACCTGGACCAGTCCAACACACCCCTGTCTCTCACCTTTGAGGCCTACAGGTTCGGAGGACACTACCTGCGGGTCAAAG CCAAGCCAGGGGACGAAGGCAAAGTGGAGCTGGGAGTGAAGGACTCTAAGTGCCTGAGTTTGCCAATCCTGCGGCCAGCTGGGGCTGGGCCCCCTGTGTTGGAGCGTGTGGACCCTCAGTGCCGCCGGGAGAGTCTCGACATCTTG GCCCCTGGCCGCCGACGAAAGAACATGTCAGAGTTCCTGGGGGAGGCGAGCATCCCGGGGCAGGAGCCCCCCACACCTTCCAGCTGCTCTCTGCCCAGTGGTAACAGTGGTGGTACCAGCAGTGGAGGCAACGACAGCTGGAAGAATCGGGCAGCCAGTCGCTTCAGTGGCTTCTTCagctcaagccccagcaccaatGCCTTTGGCCGG GTCTCCTTCCAGGAGGTAGACAAGATGGAGCAGCTGGAGGGCAAGCTACATGTCTACAGTCTCTTTGGGCTGCCCCGGCTGCCCCGGAGGCTACGCTTTGACCACGACtcctgggaggaggaagaagaggatgaaGATGAGGATGAGGACACCGGCTACCTGAAGCTGGAGGACAGTTGGCGGGAGCTCATTGATGGTCATGAG aAGCTGACCCGGCGGCAGTGCCACCAGCAGGAGGCGGTATGGGAGCTCCTGCACACAGAGGCCTCCTACATCAGGAAACTTGGGGTGATCACCAAT CTGTTCCTGTGCTGCCTCCTCAACCTGCAAGAGTCGGGGCTACTGTGCGAG GTGGAGGCGGAGCGCCTGTTCAGCAACATCCCCGAGATCGCGCGGCTGCACCGCGGGCTGTGGGGCAGCGTGATGGCGCCGGTGCTGGAGAAGGCCCGGCGCACGCGGGCGCTGCTGCAGCCCGGGGACTTCCTCAGATGCTTCAAAATG TTCGGCTCCCTCTTCAAGCCCTACGTGCGGTACTGCATGGAGGAGGAGGGCTGCATGGAGTACATGCGCGGCCTGCTGCGCGACAACGACCTGTTCCGCGCCTATGTCACG TGGGCGGAGAAGCACCAGCAATGCCAGAGGCTGAAGTTGAGCGACATGCTGGCCAAGCCCCATCAGCGGCTCACCAAATACCCGCTACTGCTCAAGTCTGTGCTGAGAAAGACTGACGAGCCGCGTGCCAAGGAGGCCGTGGTCACCATG ATCAACTCGGTGGAACGCTTCATTCACCATGTGAACGCATGCATGCGGCAGCGACAGGAGCGGCAGCGGCTGGCCGCCGTGGTGAGCCGAATTGACGCCTATGAGGTAGTAGAGGGCAGCAACGACGAGGTGGACAAG CTCTTGAAGGAATTTCTGCATCTGGACTTGATGGCCCCCATCCCTGGTGCCTCCCCAGAGGAGACACGACAGCTGCTGCTGGAGGGGAGCCTGAGGATGAAGGAGGGGAAGGACAGCAAG ATGGATGTGTACTGCTTCCTCTTCACTGATCTGCTTTTGGTGACCAAAGCTGTGAAGAAGGCAGAGAGGACCAAGGTCATCAGGCCACCACTGCTAGTGGACAAGACTGTGTGCCGGGAGCTTCGGGACCCTG GTTCCTTCCTTCTCATCTACCTGAATGAGTTCCACAGTGCCGTGGGAGCTTACACATTCCAGGCCAGTGGCCAGGCCTTGTGCCGTGGCTGGGTGGATGCCATTTACAATGCCCAG AACCAGCTGCAGCAGCTTCGTACACAGGAGCACCCAGGTAGCCAGCAGCACCTGCAGAGcctggaagaggaagaagatgaacaagaagaggaagaggaggatgaggaggaaggtGAGGAGAGCAGCACCTCAGGGGCCAGCTCTCCCACCATCCTGCGCAAGAGCAGCGACAGCCTTGACTCCCAGCACTG TGCCTCTGACGGTTCCACAGAGACCCTGGCCATGGTTGTGGTGGATCCTGGGGAGACGGTCTCCTCCCCTGAGCTTGACCGTGGCCCCTTCAGCTCCCAATCAGACGAGACCTCTCTGAGTACCACTGCCTCATCTATCACGCCCACCAGTGAGCTGTTGCCCCTGGGCCCAGTGGATGGGCGCTCCTGTTCCATGGACTCTGCCTATGGCACCCTGTCGCCCACTTCTCTGCAAGACTTTGTGGCCCCAGCCCCTGTAGCTGAGCCGGTGTCCCGGCCCCCAGAGTTATCACAAACCCCTTCATCTCCACCCTCACCTCGACTCCGCCGCTGCACCCCTGTCCAGCTGCTGCCTCGCCTGCCCCACCTGCTCAAATCCAAATCCGAGGCGAGCCTCCTCCAGCTGCTGTCGGGGGCTGCCACCCATGGAATGTCGCCAGCTCCCAGCCGCAGCCTCTCAGAACTCTGTCTGGCTGCTACAGCCCCTGGTGTTAGGACTCAAGATTCCTCTCAGgaagctgggcctggctgggaTTGCCCAGGAGCACCTAGCGCTGGCAATGGCTCTGAGCCATCAGAGCCCGAGGGCAGAGCCAGCAGCCTGGCTGGAGAACCTACATTCCCTGCAAGGAGGAGATGCAAAGAGCTGCCCTCTGGGGCTTCTCCCAGGGTTCAGCCTGAGCCCCCCCCAGGGATCTCTGCCCAGCACAGGAAGCTAACTCTGGCCCAGCTCTATCGAATCAGGACCACCCTGCTGCTTAACTCCACACTTACTGCCTC GGAGGTCTGA
- the Plekhg5 gene encoding pleckstrin homology domain-containing family G member 5 isoform X7: protein MGTGPGVSGRRAASRLGPGLPSPDSEPCWAGGRSRGEGQVCHHADCQQLHRRGPLNLCEACDSKFHSTAYYDGHIRFDLPPQGSVLARNVSTRSCPPRTSPAVDLEEEEESCVDGKGDRKSTGLKLSKKKARRRHTDDPSKECFTLKFDLNVDIETEIVPAMKKKSLGEVLLPVFERKGISLSKVDIYLDQSNTPLSLTFEAYRFGGHYLRVKAKPGDEGKVELGVKDSKCLSLPILRPAGAGPPVLERVDPQCRRESLDILAPGRRRKNMSEFLGEASIPGQEPPTPSSCSLPSGNSGGTSSGGNDSWKNRAASRFSGFFSSSPSTNAFGREVDKMEQLEGKLHVYSLFGLPRLPRRLRFDHDSWEEEEEDEDEDEDTGYLKLEDSWRELIDGHEKLTRRQCHQQEAVWELLHTEASYIRKLGVITNLFLCCLLNLQESGLLCEVEAERLFSNIPEIARLHRGLWGSVMAPVLEKARRTRALLQPGDFLRCFKMFGSLFKPYVRYCMEEEGCMEYMRGLLRDNDLFRAYVTWAEKHQQCQRLKLSDMLAKPHQRLTKYPLLLKSVLRKTDEPRAKEAVVTMINSVERFIHHVNACMRQRQERQRLAAVVSRIDAYEVVEGSNDEVDKLLKEFLHLDLMAPIPGASPEETRQLLLEGSLRMKEGKDSKMDVYCFLFTDLLLVTKAVKKAERTKVIRPPLLVDKTVCRELRDPGSFLLIYLNEFHSAVGAYTFQASGQALCRGWVDAIYNAQNQLQQLRTQEHPGSQQHLQSLEEEEDEQEEEEEDEEEGEESSTSGASSPTILRKSSDSLDSQHCASDGSTETLAMVVVDPGETVSSPELDRGPFSSQSDETSLSTTASSITPTSELLPLGPVDGRSCSMDSAYGTLSPTSLQDFVAPAPVAEPVSRPPELSQTPSSPPSPRLRRCTPVQLLPRLPHLLKSKSEASLLQLLSGAATHGMSPAPSRSLSELCLAATAPGVRTQDSSQEAGPGWDCPGAPSAGNGSEPSEPEGRASSLAGEPTFPARRRCKELPSGASPRVQPEPPPGISAQHRKLTLAQLYRIRTTLLLNSTLTAS from the exons ATGGGGACCGGACCCGGCGTCTCCGGGCGCCGAGCGGCGTCCAGACTCGGCCCCGGGCTGCCCTCCCCAGACTCCGAGCCCTGCTGGGCCGGGGGTCGCTCCCGCGGCGAAGGCCAG GTATGTCATCACGCTGACTGCCAGCAGCTGCACCGTCGGGGGCCCCTCAACCTCTGTGAGGCCTGTGACAGCAAGTTCCACAGCACTGCATATTATGACGGGCACATTCGCTTTGACTTGCCCCCCCAAG GGTCTGTTCTGGCCCGGAATGTGTCCACCCGGTCGTGTCCCCCTCGTACCAGCCCTGCAGTGGacctggaagaggaggaggaaagctgTGTGGATGGCAAAGG GGACCGGAAGAGTACAGGCCTGAAACTCTCCAAGAAGAAAGCAAGGAGGAGACACACCGAT GACCCAAGCAAGGAGTGCTTCACCTTGAAATTTGACCTGAATGTGGACATTGAGACAGAGATTGtaccagccatgaagaagaaatcaCTGGG GGAGGTGCTGCTGCCTGTGTTTGAAAGGAAGGGCATCTCACTGAGCAAGGTGGATATCTACCTGGACCAGTCCAACACACCCCTGTCTCTCACCTTTGAGGCCTACAGGTTCGGAGGACACTACCTGCGGGTCAAAG CCAAGCCAGGGGACGAAGGCAAAGTGGAGCTGGGAGTGAAGGACTCTAAGTGCCTGAGTTTGCCAATCCTGCGGCCAGCTGGGGCTGGGCCCCCTGTGTTGGAGCGTGTGGACCCTCAGTGCCGCCGGGAGAGTCTCGACATCTTG GCCCCTGGCCGCCGACGAAAGAACATGTCAGAGTTCCTGGGGGAGGCGAGCATCCCGGGGCAGGAGCCCCCCACACCTTCCAGCTGCTCTCTGCCCAGTGGTAACAGTGGTGGTACCAGCAGTGGAGGCAACGACAGCTGGAAGAATCGGGCAGCCAGTCGCTTCAGTGGCTTCTTCagctcaagccccagcaccaatGCCTTTGGCCGG GAGGTAGACAAGATGGAGCAGCTGGAGGGCAAGCTACATGTCTACAGTCTCTTTGGGCTGCCCCGGCTGCCCCGGAGGCTACGCTTTGACCACGACtcctgggaggaggaagaagaggatgaaGATGAGGATGAGGACACCGGCTACCTGAAGCTGGAGGACAGTTGGCGGGAGCTCATTGATGGTCATGAG aAGCTGACCCGGCGGCAGTGCCACCAGCAGGAGGCGGTATGGGAGCTCCTGCACACAGAGGCCTCCTACATCAGGAAACTTGGGGTGATCACCAAT CTGTTCCTGTGCTGCCTCCTCAACCTGCAAGAGTCGGGGCTACTGTGCGAG GTGGAGGCGGAGCGCCTGTTCAGCAACATCCCCGAGATCGCGCGGCTGCACCGCGGGCTGTGGGGCAGCGTGATGGCGCCGGTGCTGGAGAAGGCCCGGCGCACGCGGGCGCTGCTGCAGCCCGGGGACTTCCTCAGATGCTTCAAAATG TTCGGCTCCCTCTTCAAGCCCTACGTGCGGTACTGCATGGAGGAGGAGGGCTGCATGGAGTACATGCGCGGCCTGCTGCGCGACAACGACCTGTTCCGCGCCTATGTCACG TGGGCGGAGAAGCACCAGCAATGCCAGAGGCTGAAGTTGAGCGACATGCTGGCCAAGCCCCATCAGCGGCTCACCAAATACCCGCTACTGCTCAAGTCTGTGCTGAGAAAGACTGACGAGCCGCGTGCCAAGGAGGCCGTGGTCACCATG ATCAACTCGGTGGAACGCTTCATTCACCATGTGAACGCATGCATGCGGCAGCGACAGGAGCGGCAGCGGCTGGCCGCCGTGGTGAGCCGAATTGACGCCTATGAGGTAGTAGAGGGCAGCAACGACGAGGTGGACAAG CTCTTGAAGGAATTTCTGCATCTGGACTTGATGGCCCCCATCCCTGGTGCCTCCCCAGAGGAGACACGACAGCTGCTGCTGGAGGGGAGCCTGAGGATGAAGGAGGGGAAGGACAGCAAG ATGGATGTGTACTGCTTCCTCTTCACTGATCTGCTTTTGGTGACCAAAGCTGTGAAGAAGGCAGAGAGGACCAAGGTCATCAGGCCACCACTGCTAGTGGACAAGACTGTGTGCCGGGAGCTTCGGGACCCTG GTTCCTTCCTTCTCATCTACCTGAATGAGTTCCACAGTGCCGTGGGAGCTTACACATTCCAGGCCAGTGGCCAGGCCTTGTGCCGTGGCTGGGTGGATGCCATTTACAATGCCCAG AACCAGCTGCAGCAGCTTCGTACACAGGAGCACCCAGGTAGCCAGCAGCACCTGCAGAGcctggaagaggaagaagatgaacaagaagaggaagaggaggatgaggaggaaggtGAGGAGAGCAGCACCTCAGGGGCCAGCTCTCCCACCATCCTGCGCAAGAGCAGCGACAGCCTTGACTCCCAGCACTG TGCCTCTGACGGTTCCACAGAGACCCTGGCCATGGTTGTGGTGGATCCTGGGGAGACGGTCTCCTCCCCTGAGCTTGACCGTGGCCCCTTCAGCTCCCAATCAGACGAGACCTCTCTGAGTACCACTGCCTCATCTATCACGCCCACCAGTGAGCTGTTGCCCCTGGGCCCAGTGGATGGGCGCTCCTGTTCCATGGACTCTGCCTATGGCACCCTGTCGCCCACTTCTCTGCAAGACTTTGTGGCCCCAGCCCCTGTAGCTGAGCCGGTGTCCCGGCCCCCAGAGTTATCACAAACCCCTTCATCTCCACCCTCACCTCGACTCCGCCGCTGCACCCCTGTCCAGCTGCTGCCTCGCCTGCCCCACCTGCTCAAATCCAAATCCGAGGCGAGCCTCCTCCAGCTGCTGTCGGGGGCTGCCACCCATGGAATGTCGCCAGCTCCCAGCCGCAGCCTCTCAGAACTCTGTCTGGCTGCTACAGCCCCTGGTGTTAGGACTCAAGATTCCTCTCAGgaagctgggcctggctgggaTTGCCCAGGAGCACCTAGCGCTGGCAATGGCTCTGAGCCATCAGAGCCCGAGGGCAGAGCCAGCAGCCTGGCTGGAGAACCTACATTCCCTGCAAGGAGGAGATGCAAAGAGCTGCCCTCTGGGGCTTCTCCCAGGGTTCAGCCTGAGCCCCCCCCAGGGATCTCTGCCCAGCACAGGAAGCTAACTCTGGCCCAGCTCTATCGAATCAGGACCACCCTGCTGCTTAACTCCACACTTACTGCCTCGTGA